The Primulina eburnea isolate SZY01 chromosome 12, ASM2296580v1, whole genome shotgun sequence genome includes the window TAGTTGTAACAAGGGGTATGTTATGCACCCTTTTTGCTTTAGTGTTCAAATCATGTTCCATTTAATTAAAGATGATACATACAAAACTGCTATCCTGGCAGGAGCTGACTTATAAATTCGCACATGTTCCTATCCGAACTTCCTCCTTCAGCTACCGCCTCCTTTGCTAGCGCCTTCAAACGAGCGGCATTCTTTCGTATCTCTTCTCCTCGTTCTCCTTGCATGATGCCCAGAATACACCTACTTATTTCAACACTTTGAGAAAATCCCTTGTCATCTGCCTTAGGTTGGATTCCGACTTGCCATATGTGCTCTACAAAATGTGCATCAGTTATCTGGTCCAAAAATTGAGGCATTGCCACTATAGGGACTCCTAAGCTTATTGCTTCTATGGTAGAATTCCAACCACAATGAGATATGAAACATCCAACAGAATCATGGCCTAGAACTGCCAACTGTGGGCTCCATTTCACTATCAATCCCTGATTCGAAGTTTCCTCAATGAAATTAGTTGGAAGTGTGTGTTCTTCGGATGGTCTCACAACCCACAAAAAGCTCTTGCCACTATTCACAAGGGCCTCGGCCAATTCCGCAGTTTGTTCCTTGCTTAAACTGGAGACGCTGCCAAACGATACGTAGATGACTGACCTGGTATCTTTGGAGTCGAGCCACTTCAGGCAAATATCAGTGTTTGGCTTGTGCACATTGAAAGCATAATCATAGTCGACTTCTACGCGGTTGTCTAGATAAAAAGAAGGCAAAGTCGGTCCTATGGGCCTCACAGGCCAGAGTTTCAACATCTGATTGACCGCCTGCATTCAACAACGTTGTAaatcatatatttattataaataactcCGTGCTATTCAAACAGAATGAATGCTCGGTGCTAAATGACCTCTTCTTCTAACATATGGAATGAGTTGAAGAGAACCCAATCTGCTTTCTCGATGTTGTCAAACTGTCTTAACAAAAATCGGATGATCGGAGGATAACGTCCTGCTTGAGGACCTAATGAAGGCATAGTTGGAACCCGAAGCTCGAGCAATCCAGGCATTGACTGAATAGGAACTGATGGAACAACCCCCAATAAATCACAGTGCATCAGGTAGAGACTAGCAAAGAAAGCACAAGAATGTGTGAGGAAGGCAACACTCCTAATACCCATCTCGTTAACTACATTTGAGGCCCATGTTACATTTGCATCATACAACAGGCATGCCACaggattttcagaatcttgaAATTTTCTCAAGAGACTTGTCAAGTTTCTCGAGCCAATGGCCTCAAATCTTTCCAGAAATCCTTTAAAACCACCAGGTCCTGCAGACCCTCCTTCACTGAAATCATCATATATTGATTCAGATGTGATGTAAGTAGATGCAGCTTGCATGGCTTTGGTGTTAGAGAGAGTAGTGGTTACAGTGACTTTGATTCCTTTTGCGGCCAATCTTTTAGAAACTTGGAGCAATGGATTCATGTGGCCTTGCCCATGATAAGGAAGCACCACAATATGAGCTTTGCAGGCAGCTACTTCTTTCTCCATTTTGTCGATACAATCTAGGCCCCTTCCCTGCATAACTTTTGGAAACTGAGAAACCTGTGACATTCTATGCATCGCTATTTATTCAAACATGCACCTTTCTGACCAGTTCGAGAGTAAGCACTAATCATACAATAGTTTCTCTTTTACGCAAACATCAGGAAAATAATAAGACtgaaaacaataaataaaagcACAAAGACATTATACTATCTAAAAAAAACAAACGTTGATACCCAATTCCAAGTTTCTTTTCTTGTTACTAACTAAAGGCAGGCACTAAATGACAATAGTCCCTTCATTGATTTCATCCATGCAGTTCACAAAGCTTTTACGTTTTTGTCAATTTACACAAAAGCAAAACGATAACCATATCCAAGCCCGATGAATCAAAATTATCTTCTTGTATTTCATATATTCATCTCCTTTATTtggattttatttaaaaaactgcAATTTAAACTTTTTTgacaaaattaattaaacttaTTAAATTTCTGAAAGACCATATCCGACACCTCATTTATTCAAATCCAACCGTGGGGATTCGAATGCATAAAATCCgtacttttaaaaaataaaaataaaaaaatcgacAACCCTGGTGGAGATTTCAGTTCTTAACACTAGCAAACGGTAATCTAAGCTTTGCCGTCTTACACATCATCCAGATCACAAATTTATATTCCTAAATCAGCTAGCTTGAATAAAACTTACGTAAATAAAAGATGATAAGGCACAGATTCAATAACTCGATCGGCGGTGGGCAAGCGTTTTGTTTGTCCTTGTACCTCTGCTGCAGAGAAGGATTGTTTGCTGGTGGCAGTCCACCAAAGGGAAAATAGGAAGGACCGTTGGAGTGTTTATCAGACAAAAAGAAGTGAAGGGAAAATGAGGAAAACGGGATTCACGGAAgagtttattaaaaaaaacaaaaagagtgaatgtaatttattttttttatcgtttaaaatttgtttaaaaactaatttttcatgagtatattttaattttatataagaaaatttataattaaattaaattaaaaacttaCTTGACTCAATTTTTCCATCTTTCTCGACTCAATCCTAGATCTCATTTCATTCCTTATCTTCACAAAAAATCTTTTTCTTCTCAACCTTTCATCCTCTCATTTTTTGGCTAATAATTAACCACGAGTCTACAAATTATTCCTCTACAACAAATCCAACAAGAAAATCACGAattgataaaaaatttattttgagatATTAAATTTATTGGATGTCGTCAGTGTTCACGACCCAAGGTGAAGAGCTTCACCCTGGGTCGTGAAGCCATGGGTCGTGCACAAGTCTTCACGACCCATGGGTCGTGAGGTCGTGAACTGGGTCGTGAAACACTTATACTTCACGACCCAAAGTTGGGTCGTGAAGCACTTCACGACCCAAGGCCCATGGTCGTGACTTCACGACTCACCTCGAGTCATGACATGAAGACTTCACGACCCCTTCATGACGCATGGGTCGTAACATGAtccattaattttaaatttttataattaataacatttgttttgttttaaatttataCAACTAATAatctttttgtttatttttttttacaggTTTATTTTCCCACTAAACTTAGAAGGAATCAATTGTTTGAATACAAGTTAACTTTAGGATCAAGCTATGTTGAAATCTGTAAAAAGATTGTATCATTTTTAAATGAGAAAGAGATAGAATATTTGGTGCAGTACActcaatttgataatttaattttatgtgCTAAGGCTTATAACAATTTCAATCAAAACTGGGTCGACGATTATGACTCGTTACAAAATTGGGTCGAGATGGGTTGAGAAGCATAATTTTGGCTTTCGTTATAAAATTGGGTCGAGATGGGTTGAGAAGCATAATTTTGGCTTTTCGACCCATAAAGCTAGCTATATATATGCTTTGATATACATTCATTAAATTAAAGTGAATATGTAATgaaatttgttatgaatttttttagttctattatt containing:
- the LOC140807885 gene encoding mogroside I-E synthase-like isoform X2, translating into MEKEVAACKAHIVVLPYHGQGHMNPLLQVSKRLAAKGIKVTVTTTLSNTKAMQAASTYITSESIYDDFSEGGSAGPGGFKGFLERFEAIGSRNLTSLLRKFQDSENPVACLLYDANVTWASNVVNEMGIRSVAFLTHSCAFFASLYLMHCDLLGVVPSVPIQSMPGLLELRVPTMPSLGPQAGRYPPIIRFLLRQFDNIEKADWVLFNSFHMLEEEAVNQMLKLWPVRPIGPTLPSFYLDNRVEVDYDYAFNVHKPNTDICLKWLDSKDTRSVIYVSFGSVSSLSKEQTAELAEALVNSGKSFLWVVRPSEEHTLPTNFIEETSNQGLIVKWSPQLAVLGHDSVGCFISHCGWNSTIEAISLGVPIVAMPQFLDQITDAHFVEHIWQVGIQPKADDKGFSQSVEISRCILGIMQGERGEEIRKNAARLKALAKEAVAEGGSSDRNMCEFISQLLPG
- the LOC140807885 gene encoding mogroside I-E synthase-like isoform X1 — protein: MHRMSQVSQFPKVMQGRGLDCIDKMEKEVAACKAHIVVLPYHGQGHMNPLLQVSKRLAAKGIKVTVTTTLSNTKAMQAASTYITSESIYDDFSEGGSAGPGGFKGFLERFEAIGSRNLTSLLRKFQDSENPVACLLYDANVTWASNVVNEMGIRSVAFLTHSCAFFASLYLMHCDLLGVVPSVPIQSMPGLLELRVPTMPSLGPQAGRYPPIIRFLLRQFDNIEKADWVLFNSFHMLEEEAVNQMLKLWPVRPIGPTLPSFYLDNRVEVDYDYAFNVHKPNTDICLKWLDSKDTRSVIYVSFGSVSSLSKEQTAELAEALVNSGKSFLWVVRPSEEHTLPTNFIEETSNQGLIVKWSPQLAVLGHDSVGCFISHCGWNSTIEAISLGVPIVAMPQFLDQITDAHFVEHIWQVGIQPKADDKGFSQSVEISRCILGIMQGERGEEIRKNAARLKALAKEAVAEGGSSDRNMCEFISQLLPG